Proteins encoded by one window of Paenibacillus urinalis:
- the pucL gene encoding factor-independent urate hydroxylase: MTRDQLDSRTMYYGKGDVWVFRSYAKPLTGITVIPESPFRGRENVLFGMNIKVAVKGEDFLTSFTEGDNSLVVATDSMKNFILRHAAHYTGATVEGFLEYASRRFIETYPQMTGVRMNATQVPFENIQVGSPDGNIPSNLVFKYSHNESAGAIVEVERCGENIELSYAQSSVKNLRLIKVKGSGFAGFVRDEYTTLPETSDRPLFIFLDIHWKYKNPADGLDDTRDSYVDAEQIRDIAATVFHENNSPSIQYLIYLIGLRILKNFSQLEEVSFESSNRTWETIVETVDEGPGSVFTEPRPPYGFQGFSMTQEDLAAYENKPQEAGSI; the protein is encoded by the coding sequence ATGACAAGAGACCAGCTGGATTCCAGAACAATGTATTACGGCAAGGGAGATGTGTGGGTGTTCCGTTCTTATGCTAAACCACTCACAGGGATAACGGTCATTCCGGAATCTCCTTTTCGCGGCAGAGAGAATGTGCTGTTCGGTATGAATATTAAAGTCGCGGTGAAAGGGGAGGATTTTCTAACCTCCTTTACAGAGGGCGACAATTCCCTTGTTGTTGCAACGGATTCGATGAAAAATTTCATATTAAGACATGCAGCTCACTATACCGGAGCAACGGTAGAAGGATTTTTGGAGTATGCAAGCCGCCGTTTTATTGAAACCTACCCGCAGATGACCGGAGTACGCATGAACGCTACACAAGTGCCATTCGAAAATATCCAGGTTGGCTCTCCTGATGGCAATATCCCGAGCAATCTTGTCTTCAAGTACTCCCACAACGAAAGTGCAGGAGCGATTGTAGAAGTAGAGCGATGCGGCGAGAATATCGAATTATCCTATGCCCAGAGCAGTGTCAAGAATCTGCGCCTGATTAAAGTGAAAGGCAGCGGATTCGCAGGTTTTGTCCGCGATGAATATACAACTTTACCTGAAACCTCTGACAGACCGCTGTTTATCTTCCTCGATATCCATTGGAAATACAAGAATCCGGCAGACGGACTTGATGATACCCGTGACAGCTACGTTGATGCAGAACAGATCCGCGATATTGCAGCAACCGTGTTTCATGAGAATAACTCTCCATCCATTCAATATCTAATATATCTGATCGGCCTTCGTATTCTGAAAAACTTCAGTCAGCTGGAGGAAGTATCGTTTGAGTCCAGCAACCGTACGTGGGAAACGATCGTAGAAACTGTAGATGAAGGTCCGGGCTCCGTATTTACTGAACCGCGTCCACCTTATGGCTTCCAAGGCTTCTCGATGACGCAGGAGGACCTTGCTGCTTATGAGAACAAGCCTCAAGAAGCAGGAAGTATATAA
- a CDS encoding ABC transporter ATP-binding protein codes for MSLPEAVVNIRNLHIVSSRQPERPIIEDVSLSIHPGEMLAVVGESGSGKSMTASAIIGLMPDLCSVTSGSIEFQGDNIVPWTTKKRRTLCGSRIGYVFQDYKGSFSPFVKIGKQLVETLRAHHSYTKHQAKEMVLAALEECRLPAERVFNSYSFQLSGGQLQRAALSAVLILRPDLLIADEPTTALDVINGELVLDLIKKVQDETGCAVMLISHDLRLVLSRADQVAVMKDGKVIECQPAHLITAHAEHEYTRELLSSCPTLDEHDHHSHHAEHNSKDNDAVLLGLL; via the coding sequence GTGTCATTACCAGAAGCCGTAGTTAATATACGCAACCTTCATATTGTATCATCAAGGCAGCCTGAACGGCCGATTATTGAAGATGTGTCCTTGTCCATTCATCCCGGTGAAATGCTGGCTGTCGTCGGGGAGAGCGGAAGCGGTAAGAGTATGACGGCAAGTGCCATCATTGGATTGATGCCTGACTTGTGCTCTGTCACGAGTGGGAGCATTGAGTTCCAGGGTGATAATATTGTGCCATGGACAACCAAGAAGAGAAGAACATTATGCGGCAGCCGTATAGGATATGTTTTTCAAGATTACAAAGGAAGCTTTTCTCCTTTTGTGAAAATTGGGAAGCAGCTTGTAGAGACACTGCGTGCTCATCATTCATACACGAAGCATCAAGCGAAGGAAATGGTACTCGCTGCGCTGGAAGAATGCCGACTTCCCGCAGAACGTGTGTTTAACAGCTATTCCTTTCAACTAAGCGGAGGTCAGCTGCAGCGTGCCGCATTATCTGCTGTTCTGATTCTGAGGCCAGATCTCTTGATTGCTGACGAGCCGACCACAGCGCTGGATGTAATCAATGGAGAGCTTGTGCTGGATCTTATTAAAAAGGTTCAGGATGAAACAGGGTGTGCTGTGATGCTCATCTCTCATGACCTGCGTCTTGTTCTCAGCCGGGCAGATCAGGTTGCCGTTATGAAAGACGGCAAAGTTATCGAGTGTCAGCCTGCACATCTTATCACAGCTCACGCGGAGCATGAATATACGAGAGAATTATTGTCTTCCTGCCCAACGCTTGATGAGCATGATCATCACAGTCATCATGCGGAGCACAATAGTAAAGACAATGATGCTGTACTGCTTGGCCTGCTGTAA
- a CDS encoding PucR family transcriptional regulator, giving the protein MQLTVKEALSIYPLSEAKLVAGAEGTMRTLKSVNVMDAPDIADWIKSGEMLFTTAFVMKDSEDDAVKLLRRLNERGCAGLGVKLGRFWQNIPAQIIEEADALQLPLLELPFQFTFSDQMNALFKAEYERNTRTLETVVNKQKRLMQFALEQDQKNDVFSKLAAVLNYPIAVIGSRGHMLYVSEEMRDTNIQQGWPFKNVMHRVKWDHGSCYRVPVMQKDEDYGFLLIYTDGAYGLKAEEELFQQASEVLAFYMDMTYREHINPTVQDEIRVIVKQYLDRKLGCEELIRRSEGLGVQLFQDSGTYQCVLTTIESEGYTEGKLIKQVHRELQYNPMMQLTASHHIQMDEGILSIYACPADKDYGEELSRFLTSRFEDLIGGRKTGGVGPRFWISKMKHEPKSLREAFQECLDTRAIASRFGMKDTALQFEMLEFAYVFQHVPESIMETYCNKVLEPLLVKDGDPTQVLMNTLEAFIENDGLINEAAKQLFVHRNTVTYRMDKISSLLQMDFKKSNDLLKLKLVFTFRKFLQDQGVHK; this is encoded by the coding sequence ATGCAGTTAACGGTAAAAGAAGCCTTATCCATATATCCGCTTTCGGAAGCAAAGCTTGTTGCGGGTGCTGAAGGGACCATGCGTACACTGAAGTCAGTGAATGTCATGGATGCACCTGATATTGCAGATTGGATCAAATCTGGCGAGATGTTGTTTACTACCGCTTTTGTCATGAAGGATAGCGAAGATGATGCGGTTAAACTGCTGCGCCGCTTGAATGAACGAGGCTGCGCTGGACTCGGTGTGAAGCTGGGAAGATTCTGGCAGAACATCCCTGCACAGATCATTGAGGAAGCGGATGCGCTTCAGCTGCCGCTGCTTGAACTGCCTTTTCAATTTACATTTTCAGATCAGATGAACGCCTTGTTTAAGGCTGAATATGAACGGAATACACGAACACTGGAGACGGTTGTAAACAAACAAAAGCGGCTCATGCAGTTTGCGCTTGAGCAGGATCAGAAGAACGATGTTTTCTCAAAATTGGCTGCCGTTCTGAACTACCCTATTGCGGTGATCGGTTCCCGGGGGCATATGCTGTATGTTAGCGAGGAAATGAGGGACACGAATATTCAGCAGGGCTGGCCCTTCAAAAATGTCATGCATCGTGTCAAATGGGATCACGGAAGCTGTTATCGAGTGCCTGTGATGCAAAAGGATGAGGATTACGGATTCTTGTTAATTTATACAGATGGTGCGTACGGACTTAAGGCTGAGGAGGAGTTGTTTCAGCAGGCGTCGGAGGTGCTCGCATTTTATATGGATATGACTTATCGGGAGCACATTAACCCGACGGTTCAAGATGAAATTAGAGTGATTGTGAAGCAGTATCTGGATCGTAAGCTGGGCTGTGAGGAGCTCATACGCAGGTCGGAGGGGCTGGGAGTTCAATTGTTTCAGGATTCCGGGACATACCAATGTGTGCTGACGACAATCGAGTCGGAGGGTTACACAGAAGGGAAGCTGATCAAGCAGGTGCATCGGGAGCTTCAGTATAATCCGATGATGCAGCTGACTGCATCGCATCATATTCAGATGGATGAAGGAATTCTGTCCATCTACGCATGTCCGGCTGACAAAGATTACGGTGAAGAGCTCTCGCGATTCTTGACTTCGCGATTTGAGGATTTGATCGGAGGAAGGAAGACAGGGGGCGTTGGGCCAAGGTTCTGGATAAGCAAGATGAAGCATGAACCCAAATCACTGCGTGAAGCATTCCAGGAGTGCCTGGATACACGGGCCATCGCTAGCCGGTTCGGAATGAAGGATACAGCGCTGCAATTTGAGATGCTGGAATTCGCCTATGTGTTTCAGCACGTTCCTGAATCCATCATGGAAACATATTGTAACAAAGTACTTGAGCCTCTATTAGTGAAGGATGGAGATCCGACACAGGTGCTAATGAACACGCTTGAAGCCTTTATTGAAAATGACGGACTGATCAATGAGGCTGCGAAGCAGCTCTTTGTGCACCGCAACACCGTGACTTATCGAATGGATAAAATAAGCAGTCTGCTGCAAATGGATTTCAAAAAATCGAATGATCTGCTTAAGCTTAAGCTTGTTTTTACCTTCCGCAAATTTCTTCAGGATCAGGGAGTGCATAAGTAA
- the cntE gene encoding staphylopine family metallophore export MFS transporter CntE yields MSQLKPLSISFIRLYLLALLFFAANSLLTIILPLQSEAEGIGQAEIGLMMGAYMLTCMFLRPYAGQLMGKYGPLTVMRGLLLVHVLCLILYTLSGVEGYIWLRALQGAGTAFFSMTMQTGIVERLADKDRAQGMSMYTLFTMVPSLFVPIVAMEVWESGMGWVYTLVVISIGALTLLVGFNVPLPQETEHKKSYTLTEMFKSFAMIGKSRPLLISSIVMLLGSCIFGATATFLPLYMVSSGSGSAGLYLMIQGIVVVGCRFVLRKKIPSDGSWNTLLISSMLLCAAAGSFLLVLMDSIGGFVYISAVFNGIAVALLYPTLTTYLSFVLPAESRYVLMGLFMSSYDLGYSLGGLLMGIVIQVMSYQAMFVVCTILALAAVLAVWGSKKQMENTPKHSSLSV; encoded by the coding sequence TTGAGTCAGCTTAAGCCTCTTTCTATATCATTTATTCGCTTATATCTGTTAGCACTACTGTTTTTCGCCGCGAACTCCTTATTGACGATTATATTGCCGCTGCAAAGTGAAGCCGAAGGCATCGGACAAGCGGAAATCGGTCTTATGATGGGGGCATATATGCTGACATGTATGTTTCTGCGTCCCTATGCTGGACAGCTGATGGGAAAATATGGACCTCTGACCGTGATGAGAGGCTTACTGCTTGTTCACGTTCTATGTCTCATTTTATATACCCTCAGCGGAGTGGAGGGTTATATTTGGCTGCGTGCGCTGCAAGGAGCAGGAACGGCGTTCTTTTCCATGACAATGCAGACCGGAATTGTTGAAAGATTGGCAGATAAGGACCGCGCTCAGGGCATGTCCATGTACACGCTCTTCACGATGGTTCCCTCTCTATTTGTACCTATCGTGGCAATGGAGGTATGGGAGAGCGGTATGGGCTGGGTCTATACGCTGGTTGTGATCTCGATTGGAGCGCTCACCCTCTTGGTAGGCTTCAACGTACCACTTCCACAGGAGACAGAGCACAAGAAATCATATACCTTAACGGAAATGTTCAAATCGTTTGCAATGATTGGTAAGAGCAGGCCGCTTCTGATCAGCTCGATCGTTATGCTTCTAGGCTCTTGTATTTTTGGAGCGACGGCCACTTTTCTTCCGCTGTACATGGTGTCAAGTGGATCAGGAAGTGCTGGTCTGTATTTAATGATTCAAGGGATTGTCGTGGTTGGCTGCAGATTTGTGCTGCGCAAAAAAATTCCGTCCGATGGAAGCTGGAACACTTTACTGATCTCATCCATGCTTCTATGTGCCGCAGCAGGATCCTTCCTGCTCGTATTGATGGATTCGATCGGAGGCTTTGTGTACATCTCTGCGGTATTTAACGGTATTGCCGTTGCACTGCTCTATCCAACCCTGACAACGTATCTGTCCTTTGTGCTGCCTGCCGAATCAAGATACGTATTGATGGGATTGTTTATGTCCTCCTATGATCTCGGATATTCTTTGGGCGGACTACTCATGGGGATCGTTATACAGGTCATGTCATATCAAGCGATGTTTGTGGTTTGCACCATACTCGCACTTGCTGCAGTCCTTGCAGTATGGGGGAGCAAGAAGCAAATGGAGAATACTCCGAAGCACTCATCCCTAAGCGTTTAG
- a CDS encoding DMT family transporter encodes MALGIILALVAGAFVSLQVIFNSKMNEHTGSWLTTTIVLGLGAVAALTASLLFEGADTFQLQHMKLWYWFSGMIGVAVVYSLMQGIKLLGPTFSTSITLTAQLGFAVLFDSLGLFGLEKIDLSVNKLVGVLVIVGGILVFKYGERLGDKKRGRTAE; translated from the coding sequence ATGGCACTTGGGATTATATTGGCGCTGGTTGCTGGAGCATTCGTAAGTCTGCAGGTCATCTTCAATAGCAAAATGAACGAGCATACCGGCTCTTGGCTGACCACAACCATTGTATTGGGACTCGGAGCAGTAGCTGCCTTGACAGCCAGCCTCCTCTTCGAGGGAGCAGATACGTTCCAGCTGCAGCATATGAAGCTGTGGTATTGGTTCAGCGGTATGATTGGAGTAGCGGTTGTGTATAGCCTCATGCAGGGCATTAAGCTGCTCGGTCCGACCTTCTCAACCTCGATTACACTCACTGCTCAGCTAGGCTTTGCCGTGCTGTTTGATTCCTTGGGACTGTTTGGACTGGAAAAGATCGATTTATCAGTAAATAAATTGGTCGGTGTTCTTGTCATTGTTGGCGGGATCCTGGTATTTAAATACGGTGAGCGTCTGGGTGACAAGAAGAGGGGCAGAACAGCAGAATAA
- a CDS encoding ABC transporter ATP-binding protein, with amino-acid sequence MEPMLDVKHLYKWYNEGSRKMAAVNDVSFQLFEGESLGVVGESGSGKSTIARLLLGLTNLDQGEILWRGEPIHILKGKKLREFRKHIQVVFQDPTSALSPRLPVYRSVMEPLGNFSAVIPSFLEDVRGDMRKTAVKLLQMVGLSEEHMDRYPHELSGGQRQRVAIARGISLGPDLLICDEPTSSLDVTVQAQILKMLKELQHKIGMSTLFISHDIASVANMTDRILVMKNGEVVDLFRREEIYEENRHAYTKLLVSKVH; translated from the coding sequence GTGGAACCGATGCTTGATGTTAAACACCTCTATAAATGGTACAACGAAGGTTCCAGGAAAATGGCAGCCGTGAATGATGTATCTTTTCAGCTGTTTGAGGGAGAAAGTCTAGGAGTTGTAGGAGAGAGTGGGAGCGGCAAGAGTACGATAGCCCGATTGCTGCTGGGACTTACGAATCTGGATCAAGGTGAAATTCTGTGGAGAGGTGAGCCGATCCACATATTGAAGGGCAAGAAGCTTCGGGAATTTCGCAAGCATATTCAAGTTGTCTTTCAGGATCCTACATCGGCGCTGAGTCCAAGGCTGCCGGTTTATCGCTCCGTAATGGAGCCGCTGGGCAATTTTTCGGCGGTCATTCCTTCATTTCTAGAAGATGTCAGAGGCGACATGCGGAAGACTGCTGTGAAGCTGCTGCAAATGGTAGGGTTGTCTGAGGAGCATATGGATCGTTATCCTCATGAGCTGAGCGGTGGCCAGCGGCAGAGAGTTGCCATTGCACGGGGAATCAGCTTGGGACCTGATTTGCTCATCTGCGATGAACCTACCTCTAGTCTGGATGTAACGGTACAAGCCCAAATACTAAAAATGCTGAAGGAGCTTCAGCATAAGATCGGTATGTCGACTTTGTTTATATCCCATGATATTGCTTCTGTAGCCAACATGACAGATCGTATTCTCGTTATGAAGAATGGTGAAGTTGTAGATTTATTTCGGCGTGAAGAGATTTACGAAGAGAATCGGCATGCTTATACGAAGCTACTGGTTTCCAAAGTTCATTAA
- a CDS encoding DMT family transporter, which yields MKGILYAALGGACITLQGIANAKISSDVGTWQAATITQLTGFILALFILMLVRDRSWKELKNVKPLYITGGAMGAIIIFSEVSAIQQVGVTLTISALLIAQLSLTYLIDTNGWFGVMKRKITLPGLIGIAMMISGVIILKL from the coding sequence GTGAAAGGTATTTTATATGCAGCATTGGGAGGAGCCTGTATTACACTGCAAGGAATCGCCAATGCAAAGATCAGCTCAGATGTAGGGACCTGGCAGGCTGCGACCATAACACAGCTGACCGGATTTATTTTAGCATTGTTTATTCTCATGCTTGTTCGCGATCGAAGCTGGAAAGAGCTGAAGAATGTGAAGCCGCTCTATATAACGGGTGGAGCAATGGGAGCCATTATCATTTTTAGTGAAGTTTCGGCCATTCAGCAGGTGGGAGTAACATTAACCATATCCGCACTGCTGATTGCACAGCTTAGCCTGACTTATCTTATTGATACCAACGGGTGGTTTGGTGTCATGAAACGGAAGATCACCCTTCCCGGCTTAATTGGCATCGCAATGATGATATCGGGTGTCATTATATTAAAACTGTAG
- the uraD gene encoding 2-oxo-4-hydroxy-4-carboxy-5-ureidoimidazoline decarboxylase yields MKLSIDDVNSYSKEQFTEAFGTLFEHSSWVAEEAYSKKPFTSMAQLHEQMKSVVESADTERKLILLREHPDLGARIAMSSHSVQEQAGAGLQALSEVQHSVLSELNRKYTQTFKFPFIIAVKGKSSDEIIAAIKERVHHSYETEFETALREVYRISWYRLEAWMLEHMEEER; encoded by the coding sequence CTGAAATTATCAATTGATGATGTTAACTCTTATTCCAAGGAACAATTCACAGAAGCCTTCGGCACGTTATTCGAACATTCGTCTTGGGTTGCAGAAGAGGCGTACAGTAAGAAGCCATTCACATCTATGGCTCAGCTGCACGAACAAATGAAAAGTGTCGTCGAATCAGCAGATACGGAACGGAAACTGATCCTTCTGCGAGAACATCCGGATTTGGGAGCCAGAATCGCGATGAGCAGTCATTCTGTCCAAGAACAAGCCGGCGCCGGGCTCCAAGCCTTATCAGAGGTACAACATAGTGTACTGTCTGAATTGAACCGGAAGTATACGCAGACCTTCAAGTTCCCATTCATTATCGCGGTGAAGGGGAAATCCTCTGACGAGATTATCGCAGCGATTAAGGAGCGAGTCCATCACAGCTATGAGACGGAGTTTGAGACAGCCCTCCGTGAAGTATATCGTATCAGCTGGTATCGGCTTGAAGCATGGATGTTAGAACATATGGAAGAGGAGAGGTAA